The genomic stretch GTGGCCCCATAAGTGGTTTATGTTGAAGTTTTTTCTAAATAACAAGCCTTGatagaaataaataattaactaaaactAGATACACATTATTAGAAGTTAGAACTTAGAGGATGCATATCATCTTACTTAATGAAGATTTGTCGTAACTTTTGACTAAATAAATATTGATAGCATCGTGCTTAATTATTAATACCATAGTTGTTAGAATTGTACATATAGTTTTGGATAGTAGAATCATGGCATAGAATTGTAGGATCCTAtagtttaattaaatatattataattataacaTTTACATCTATCATACATAATAACTTTCATTTTAATATGTTGTATTAATATGAACTTTTTACATGCATCATTCCATTCTCATGAagcataaataaaattgaatGCGTTAAGTTCTTACTTATTGTTCTTTCTTCATTAGGCAAGTAGTAACTTCATATCTATAAAGATAAATGATAATTATAAAATTGATGAAAGTGACAATTTTAAAAGAGATTCTTCTTTTTATGACTTAATAAGAATCTTATATAATCAGTGTTCTAAATGGCGGTTGAGGCGGCCTAGGCGGGAGGCCAGCATCAACCGCACCGTCTCAAGCAAAGGCGGTGCTTAAGGCGGTAACTCACCTCCTTCCGCCACTGCCGCGCCTAGAACCACCACCGTTGCCTCCACTGCCGCAGTTTCACCACCGTGACAAGTCCGGACATGTCACTTGGGCCAACGACGTGTCCAAATGTGTCGTGCAAGCTTGAAAGCATTGTGCGAGCTCAGTGACGGGTCGGAATGCACCGCCGTGATCGGTGACGCTTTCGGGCGATGCATCAGACTCGTTGCCCGACCAAAACAGGATACGCGGTTTAATTAAACtttaggttaataattttaatcaactctaactatgattgagataatttaaatagacttaattaaagcctaataaattatctcattatatatatatatatatatattttatttttaaatatttagattaaattttttatcaCTGTCTAGGCGGTAGGCGGTAGGCGGTTGATAACCGGCCCACCACCAACCTACGGTCATTTACAACATTGTATATAATTAAGAACTTGCTCAaacaaatgataaaaaaaaaaaaagggcagcccggtacacgaagctcccgctgtgcggggtcccggggaaggatccattgtacgcaaccttaccgttttgcaagaggctgtggaatttctaggattcgaacccgtgaccttttggtcacaaagcaacaactttaccgttgctcAAACAAATGATGGCACAAAAAAATAATTGTTATATTAAATGTTAATTTTTAGGATGTCTAATTGGACCTAAATATGTCCTATAATTGTCAGGCATGTTGGGACCTAGATCTTACGTAAAGTAAACATAGAATCGGATTGTAGATTCTTAATGTCCTGAATGATTTCAAGTACTATTTGAGATCTAAAATGTTTAGGTCAGTTCAGTAAAACTACAAGATCCCAAGGTTCGGACTGCTATCTTAAGTGTATCACAATAGCTAATCTGAATTTGACAATACCCAATGTTTGAGAAGAATAAAGCTTGTTGATGGATACATAGAATGAGAATGAGAGAACTTGATAgtgatttagatatcatgatacgTCTAAGTTGTCTACCATTTGAGTACAATGAATTTCTATATCGAATTAATTTGATGAGGAAATTTCTTATTGCCCATTTCTTTTCAATTCTTAATgggtgaaataaaaaaatattttgtaccttttcatcaatggaagatacaaatctatattttttatgATTCAATGTCAACTTACACCAACTATTCTATTATGTTATTGAAAATATGATATTATGTTACAACATTTTAGATAACAAAACTATTatggataaattaaaattatttttaatgtattttgTAATTTCTATGCCAAATTTACTATCCATAATTTGATATGATGTAGGATTCAAAGGTTCACTAAAATAATTCATCAGATGAACCTAAAAGATAACCTTATGATTTGTTGGTCATTTGGTTTTAAGTGCTAGTTGCAGATTACTTTGTATTACCTCACTCTTATCTAATTCACCTTtttttgtttaattatataaGTAATTTTAGATGTATTTGCTAATAAAGACTCCATATGCATCTCATGCCCATATAATATACTATTGGCCCTATGTATTAGTATGATCATTGACTATCTATATATACTTTAAAAACCATGGTTGCCACCGGAGCAATGGTGCAATGATTAGGCCCTCTAATGAATAACCAAAGGATCTAAGGTTTGAATTTCAGCTGCAGCGCACTGCAAGGGATTTTCCCCCTAGTGAGAAGCGGGTCTAAGAATGCTAGCCATCTCGATGAGCCTCCGTgagcacttcccgatttacctagtggccggtggaaaactttTGTGGGGCAGGCTGGTTACCCCTAGGATTGGTCGATTCACAGAGCTAGATACCTGGTGCTAACTAACAAAAACCATGGTTGCCTCCCATATGCATCATATCCTTTTTATTTTCAAGTCAGACTTCTctatctttaattatttttagCTAAGCACGTTGGTGACTTGTTTTCAGAAACCAATAGCTCTACCGCTACTATTGATCCTCATGGCTCCATTATAGTAACTATAGTTGTCAAAATTGGCTAACATTGATACAAATCACCTGTAATTTACCTAGAAATGAGTTAAATTCcatgaaaaatatatcaaaatgaTTGAAATTTGGCTAAATCAAGAGTGGAAGTATGAGATCTATTCAAAATTAGTTGAAATAAGTTGAAGTTGGAAACTCAGCGATTTAACAAACCTCTTGCTTGTCTCGGCTCGGTTTCTAGCAAATGTGCACAAGACGATGAAAGACTCTTCTTTACCCTCTTGAATTCCAATTTAAATTTCTCAGCATCGTCACCACTCAAGATTTTCACAAGATCGATAACTCAACCTTGCTATTGCTTATAAACAACCACAAGTTAGATTAAGTGCCTCATTTTTATTCTCAAAACAGAATTGAGAGAAATTAATGCTAATTGACAGaaatagtataaaaatatttgttgTGATTTAAGTCTCAATTAAGTTTCCTAGTATgttgaattttatttaattaatattataatctTATTCAATTTTATAGTGATAGATTTTTAACATTTGCTGTTATAGAATTTGATTTTATTATTTGTTATAATATATTTGTGTTTTTCTTTCATATTAGTTAAATGGTAGtttggtgcacgaagctccttcCAACGTAGGGTCTCAAGAAGGATCGAACCACATTAGATTTACTGTACATAACCTTATCTTGTATTGTAAGAGGTTGTTCCATGACTCGAACCTATGACCATAAGGTCACACGGTAACAACTTTACTGTTGCGCAAACGCTCCCTTTTGCGTTCATATAACtagataatatttattattttttgatgatctagtgtgtgtatgtgtgtgtatttgataatgaaaataattaataatgtcATTATTAATATTGTGATAATGATAGTAATAAGTTGTACGTTGTTATATGATATTTGGTGAAACATAATGTACAATATTATTATGAGTGAATACAATTTGTTATTTTATATATGAacctttcttttaattttttccctTAATGTTTCATAATCACTAGCCCCCACTCATTATAACGAGTGATATTAATGGTTCTTTTACCATCTGAGCTTTTTGCTGATACCAATTTTGACAACCATCTTAGTTACATTGGAAATTTCTATTTTTGAATTGATGTTCTTTTAAGCCATTTCCTTGACGATGTTTGACCATCTTTGTGGTTGTCCTTTTAATGTAGATACAAGCAAAAAACAGGAAGGCTGTTGCAAGAATCCAAAGTCAATTTCTTCCAATTCTGAGAGATCTTTTGTCAATTCATCAAATTCTCATGCCCAGTATTTTAGGGATGGTGATCTTGGCAATGGTTCTCCATCTAAGTTGCATTACAAAAAGACATCTGAAGACAAAAATGAAGAGCTCTGGTAAGGTTCTGGACAACACGTATTAGTTAACTCAAAAATAGTTTCTACAACCAACTTTGCCACAGATATTCATTAAGGTTAGAGTCGACAATGACAATTTGGAGCTGATTGCAGCGACGGGTTCCTTTATTAGTTAATAGAAGAGTATTTTTAGCAAATAATATGATGGTTGTATGGAAAGGAAACATTAGATTGTCCTACCAAAAAGGATACAATTCCATATTCTGATACATCACAGCTAAATGTTATGTTATTTATAATAGTGAGCTCCTTTCACATATATTGGAACTCATATTTCACAGCGTGATTGTTGAAGGACTTACATTTGGAAATTATGCTAGATTACTAATTACAATATTCAACTCCACACAGAACTGAAACTCATACTTCACAGTTAGACAGTATATCTTCTGTTTATCTATTTATGTTGCTTTCTCCCTTTTATATCAATGCTTAGACAGTAATCGTACTCTGTGTCTTTCTCAGCCAACCTAAAAAAAGGCCATGGAGTTCTCCTTTTATTCAGCATGAACGTGAAAATAAAAATCCTGCAATTGTTTGCGATTTTTTTGCTCAAGGTTGGTGCATCAAGGGAAGTTCTTGTAGATTTCTTCACAAGAAAGAGGTGGTTGGCGACTCTGGTCTGGAGACACAGGAAGGTAAGGGTACTGCTGACAATTCCATTGATTGTCAATGCTAGTAAATGATGTATCTAGAATTTTATTGATTTACCATGTTTTAAATCTTTGATAAATGgaattttacttgattcaataGGCATATCGGACATGCCAATTTCAGAATATTCAACAAAACCAGATTTCCATTTACAAAGGTCTCTTGTCAGAACATACGGCAAGGAAATGCATGGATTGTCTGAATTCAAGAGCCATGATATTCTTCATGCATCAAAGAACTTTTTTGATGAGCATTTTCAATCTGGCAGTGGTAGGACATCTGCTCTCCTAGGCGATGAAGTAAGACAGGAATCAATGTTCCAAAGAAAAAACACAATAACAGGACTAATACCTATGGTTGATTTTACTGCTGATAGATACTCAACTAGTGGAGAGATTTCATCAAGACATTTTTCAAATGAAAGAATGATGTACAAGGAAATGCCAATTGGCGATCATAGAAATGATGCATCTTCTTTGACAGAAAACCCATTAATTTCAGAATCTGTTTTGTTCTCTGGTGTATCATCTACACCAATCGATGTCCACAGAGATAGCGACGATGCCTATTCTTTTGGAGAAAAGCCAGATGACCTTTCTGGACAACATCGAGGGAGCTGCTTCACAATTCATGATTCTTCTTGTCTAACAAGTTTCAAGTCAAATTTTGACAACTCTACTTATTCAATTCAGGGATCTGCTGCAACTGAGTCACTTCATTCATTTGCTCAAGCAGGCACAAGATTTATTCATGGACTTCCAGTAAGTGATGAACGCGGAGATGTCCATACAATGTTAAACCACTGCAGCAATTTCACTACTTATGGACAGCCAAATGTTGCTGGGGATTCGTTGTCTCGGCTGCAACAAAATCTTGAAGAGAACACTTGGGAAAACTCTATACCTTTTCAACCGTCATTTTCCTTTGCTTCTTTTATTGAATCCTGTTCCGATAGCCAATTTGATCCCCTTGGCAGCAACATTGGTCATCCAAAAGAAGTCACAACTCCTGTATTAGCTGGAGATTTTAAACCAGGATATGATGCCAACAAATCTGCAAATTCTTTTACTTCTGCTAGCGACACAGCTACTGTGGCTCCTGGTCTCACCACAAATGACGAGAAAGGGAACATCCCTCGTATTACTGATCCTGCTCCTATTAATGATGCAAAAGTTGGCAATAACATGAGAGATGTAAACAATTTAGATAATAATATTATGGAATCAAAGTCAATGAAGATGGTTTATGCAGCTTTGGTGGACTTCTTAAAGGAATTGCTAAAGCCATGGTGGAAGGAGGGTCACTTGAGTAGGGATACCCATAAGTTGATAGTTAAGAAGACAACAGAGAAAGTCTTAGGTGCATTGCAACCCCATCAAGTCCCTAATAGCCCGTTGTCAATACAACAATATTTATCCTCCTCCAGGCCAAAGCTTTTGAAACTAGTGGAGGTCTACTCTCTACCTTGGCAATCAAAACCTAAGTCTtatctttttttatataaaaaaaaattctatgttttttttttttgcaggccTATGTGGATAAATATACTAAATCCTGACATGACTGCTCTTCTCGTGGATCTGATCTCTTCTTTCACTGGGTATTATAAACTTACATTCATGCTTGACTGCTTATGGTAAGCACGCAAGCCTTTCCCCCTCCATTTCGATCCAGTTTTTCCTGGATTATGTATACTTTTTAATTGTCAAAGTCATAGCGAGAAATTGTAACATTAAATTTGGAGTTAAGGAATAGCCAAAGGCCATGGATAATCAACGATATTTCGTGTTAAATGGATGCGCATACTGAAGAAAGTTGGTTTGTGTTGTACTCGATGTTTTAAAGGGCATATGTAGACGTATTTAAAGTGTTTAAGTGATTTTAAATGTTAAATTAAAAGGTAAAAAGTGATTTGACCCGAAAAGAAATAAATTCGGGAGCAAGAAGGTCATCTTAAGAACATGGACAACACTATGCCAACGTGCTTGCAACATCTAACCAAAGTCAACGCTCTCGTTTTCAAATTCTTGAACTCGTTCCCGGCTCCGCTCACGGCCAAGAGGAAGAGCAGACGACTTCTCCTTGAAGCTCAAGTTCCCAATGTCCATGGGGAGCGAGAGGAAGATCTCGGTGGATCCCCTCTCCTTGAAGCTTGTCGCCGAGGACGGAGGAGCTCCTCCAGCCGTCGACTCGCCCCTGTTCTTGCTTCCGCCGCTC from Zingiber officinale cultivar Zhangliang chromosome 5B, Zo_v1.1, whole genome shotgun sequence encodes the following:
- the LOC121985599 gene encoding zinc finger CCCH domain-containing protein 36-like; this encodes MPEPSPKSDRASPSLPLQVADSLADDCVPPEEDRREIGEEGERVAEEERDEGRRRDDEVNDTSKKQEGCCKNPKSISSNSERSFVNSSNSHAQYFRDGDLGNGSPSKLHYKKTSEDKNEELCQPKKRPWSSPFIQHERENKNPAIVCDFFAQGWCIKGSSCRFLHKKEVVGDSGLETQEGISDMPISEYSTKPDFHLQRSLVRTYGKEMHGLSEFKSHDILHASKNFFDEHFQSGSGRTSALLGDEVRQESMFQRKNTITGLIPMVDFTADRYSTSGEISSRHFSNERMMYKEMPIGDHRNDASSLTENPLISESVLFSGVSSTPIDVHRDSDDAYSFGEKPDDLSGQHRGSCFTIHDSSCLTSFKSNFDNSTYSIQGSAATESLHSFAQAGTRFIHGLPVSDERGDVHTMLNHCSNFTTYGQPNVAGDSLSRLQQNLEENTWENSIPFQPSFSFASFIESCSDSQFDPLGSNIGHPKEVTTPVLAGDFKPGYDANKSANSFTSASDTATVAPGLTTNDEKGNIPRITDPAPINDAKVGNNMRDVNNLDNNIMESKSMKMVYAALVDFLKELLKPWWKEGHLSRDTHKLIVKKTTEKVLGALQPHQVPNSPLSIQQYLSSSRPKLLKLVEAYVDKYTKS